The Streptomyces sp. HUAS MG91 sequence AAGGCCGTCGCGGATGCGCCGGAGGTGCCCGGAACCGGACTTGAACCGGTACGCCCGCGAGGGGCAGCGAGGTTTAAGCTCGCCGTGTCTGCATTCCACCATCCGGGCAGGCTGAGCGGCTCCGCGTCGACCTTCCGAGCCTATCCGGCGGCATCCCCCGAACAGCGGAACAACAGCCCGATGTTGTCTTATTTTATTGACGTCTGAGGGTGCATCAGCACATGACAGTGGCTATCCGCACTTGCCGGGGGCCCTTCCACGAATGTGTGCCCCCACTCGGGAATGACGGAAACTCACCTCCGCCTCGCGTGCGGTACGACAGGTTCCGCCCCGCGGGGCTCCCGTGCGGCGCTCTCAGGGTCCCTCGTCATACCTGGGGATGACTCCGGCGCTCCCGGTCCGCCGGAAGTCGCCCCCCGGAACGGGAACTGCGGCTGACTTCAGCGGCGCGATCGGCGCGGACGATGGATTCAGTCCCCGATCACCTCATCCCGCATCTCTTCCCGACGGACAGGAGCACCCACCCGTGACCACCACCCCGCTCGCAGGCCGGACCACCACGGCGGCCGCCCGCGCCACGGATCTCTCCAAGATCTACGGACAGGGCGAGACCCAGGTGGTCGCGCTCGACCGGGTCTCCGTCGAGTTCCGGCAGGCCGAGTTCACCGCGATCATGGGCCCGTCCGGCTCCGGCAAGTCGACGCTGATGCACTGCGTCGCGGGCCTGGACACCTTCTCCTCCGGCTCGGTCCGGATCGGCGAGACCGAACTCGGCACGCTCAAGGACAAGCAGCTCACCAAGCTCCGCCGGGACAAGATCGGCTTCATCTTCCAGGCGTTCAACCTGCTGCCGACGCTGACCGCCCTGGAGAACATCACGCTCCCCATGGACATCGCGGGCCGCAAGCCCGACAAGCAGTGGCTGGAGAACGTGATCCAGATGGTGGGCCTCTCCGGCCGCCTCGGCCACCGTCCCTCGCAGCTCTCCGGCGGCCAGCAGCAGCGTGTCGCGGTCGCCCGCGCGCTCGCCTCGCAGCCCGACATCATCTTCGGCGACGAGCCGACCGGAAACCTGGACTCGCGCTCCGGCGCCGAGGTCCTCGGCTTCCTGCGCAACTCCGTGCGCGAGCTGGGCCAGACGGTCGTCATGGTCACCCACGACCCCGTCGCGGCGGCCTACGCGGACCGTGTGGTCTTCCTCGCCGACGGCCGGATCGTCGACGAGATGCACCAGCCGACGGCGGACACGGTCCTGGACCGCATGAAGCGCTTCGACACCAAGGGCCGCACGAGCTAAGCGCCCCGGAGGGGCGCGGGGAACCGCGCGAGCAACCACGACGCACCCCGCACCCGCAGACCGACCACAGCCCCTACGGCGCGAAGGCGCCGGGCCGGGGCACCGCCCCGCCGAACCCTGGACTGGCAGAAACCCATGTTCCGTACAGCCCTGCGCAACGTGTTCGCGCACAAGGCCCGCCTCCTGATGACCGTGCTGGCCGTCATGCTCGGCGTCGCCTTCGTCAGCGGCACCCTCGTCTTCACCAACACCATCTCCTCCGCGCTGGAGAAGTCCTCCGCCAAGGGCTTCGACCACGTCGACGTCGCCCTCACCCCCGGCTCCACCAAGGCCGAGGGCGACAAGGTCAGCAAGGAGGTGAAGCTGACCGACGCCACCCTGAAGAAGGCCGGGAGCGTGCCGGGCGCCGCCTCGGCGACCGGCGTCGTCAGCGGCTACGCGGCCGTGGCCGACCAGGACGGCAAGCTCGTCGGCAACGGCTTCTCGACCAAGGGCGGCAACTACTCGGGATCCGCCGGCAAACCTGACGACCGCTACCCGCTGGCCCAGGGCTCCGCCCCGCACGGCAAGAACCAGGTCGCGCTGGACTCCGAGACCGCCAAGCGCGCCGGTTACAAGGTCGGCGACCAGGTCCGGATGTCGGTCGACGGCCCCGTCCTCACCCCGACGCTGACCGGCGTCTTCACCACCGACGACGGCAATGTGGCG is a genomic window containing:
- a CDS encoding ABC transporter ATP-binding protein → MTTTPLAGRTTTAAARATDLSKIYGQGETQVVALDRVSVEFRQAEFTAIMGPSGSGKSTLMHCVAGLDTFSSGSVRIGETELGTLKDKQLTKLRRDKIGFIFQAFNLLPTLTALENITLPMDIAGRKPDKQWLENVIQMVGLSGRLGHRPSQLSGGQQQRVAVARALASQPDIIFGDEPTGNLDSRSGAEVLGFLRNSVRELGQTVVMVTHDPVAAAYADRVVFLADGRIVDEMHQPTADTVLDRMKRFDTKGRTS